In Cherax quadricarinatus isolate ZL_2023a chromosome 61, ASM3850222v1, whole genome shotgun sequence, a single window of DNA contains:
- the LOC128699400 gene encoding chitooligosaccharidolytic beta-N-acetylglucosaminidase — MKLLEVNCVIVLLGSLTWAPATATTFTLPSPWGYRCDADRCVKEENTGVDTLVTLNTCKLTCGPYGVLWPKPTTATVGNEVAEFLPTNVTYVTACVGEVCSLLETAIEIFKDNLQRYHPDYASGSAPWEGPWAPDTVAHTLHIAVDVTGKETRITLDTDESYDLLVATTGDVTSASISAPTFFGARHALETLSQLVEYQENRDSLMIVTTAKVTDSPVFKYRGIILDTSRNYISVESIKRSLDSMAANKLNSFHWHITDSHSFPLYLETLPNMAYYGAYSPRQVYYPADVRHLVEYGRVRGVRVLPEFDAPAHVGNGWQWTEKEESLGKLAVCVNREPWQSFCVEPPCGQLNLANPNMYKLLGQIYDEMVQLFSPIDLFHFGGDEVNLNCWNTTEEIVTWMNDNNFGLSSDAYYQQWGIFQEKARQLLTAANGGTEVPGIMWTSHLTEAGHVDRYLNNSQYIIQIWTTGDDPVIGELLNKNFRVIFSNYDAWYLDCGMGAWVGAGNNWCSPYKGWQTVYDNSPYAMAISQTGSPHPDLVLGGEAALWTEQGDDTTVDSKLWPRGAALAERLWTNPDTNWEAAETRFIHHRQRLVMRGIMAQRVQPEWCHQNEGLCYL; from the exons ATGAAATTGTTGGAGGTGAACTGTGTTATCGTCTTGCTGGGGAGTCTCACCTGGGCTCCAGCTACTGCTACTACCTTTAC GCTACCGTCACCTTGGGGATACAGGTGTGATGCTGACAGGTGTGTTAAAGAAGAAAACACCGGTGTGGATACTCTAGTGACGCTTAACACTTGTAAGCTGACCTGTGGCCCCTACGGCGTGCTCTGGCCAAAGCCTACCACAGCCACCGTAGGCAATGAAGTGGCCGAGTTCCTCCCTACCAATGTCACCTACGTGACCGCCTGTGTAGGGGAAGTTTGTTCCCTGCTGGAAACTGCGATAGAAATCTTCAAGGATAACTTGCAACGCTATCATCCAGACTACGCCAGTGGTTCTGCACCATGGGAAGGTCCctgggctcctgacacagtgGCTCACACTCTCCACATCGCCGTGGATGTAACAGGGAAAGAGACACGAATTACGCTGGACACAGACGAATCCTATGACTTGTTGGTAGCAACCACAGGAGACGTCACTTCGGCATCCATCTCAGCGCCAACATTCTTCGGCGCTCGTCACGCACTGGAGACCTTATCGCAGTTAGTTGAGTACCAGGAAAACCGAGATTCACTCATGATCGTTACCACTGCTAAAGTCACTGACTCTCCTGTTTTCAAATACCGTGGAATCATTCTTGACACATCCCGAAACTACATCAGTGTTGAGTCCATCAAGAGGTCGTTGGACAGCATGGCGGCCAACAAGCTAAACTCTTTCCACTGGCACATCACTGACTCTCATTCCTTCCCGCTGTATTTAGAGACCTTACCCAACATGGCCTACTACGGCGCCTACTCGCCCCGTCAGGTATACTACCCAGCGGACGTGCGTCACTTAGTGGAGTATGGCAGAGTTCGAGGCGTACGGGTCCTTCCTGAGTTCGATGCTCCAGCTCACGTTGGCAACGGGTGGCAGTGGACCGAGAAGGAGGAGAGTCTGGGCAAGCTTGCTGTCTGCGTCAACAGG GAGCCGTGGCAGTCATTTTGTGTGGAGCCACCATGTGGACAGCTCAATCTGGCTAACCCCAACATGTACAAACTCCTTGGCCAGATCTATGACGAGATGGTTCAGCTCTTCAGTCCCATCGATCTGTTCCACTTTGGAGGAGATGAG GTAAACTTGAACTGCTGGAACACCACAGAGGAGATTGTCACCTGGATGAATGACAACAACTTTGGGTTATCTTCTGACGCTTACTACCAACAATGGGGCATCTTCCAAGAAAAGGCTCGCCAGCTGCTCACCGCTGCTAACGGTGGTACCGAGGTACCTGGCATCATGTGGACATCTCACCTCACGGAAGCTGGCCACGTCGACCGTTACctcaacaactctcagtacataatCCAGATCTGGACCACTGGGGATGACCCAGTAATTGGAGAACTTCTGAATAAAAATTTCCGTGTTATATTCAGCAACTACGATGCGTGGTACCTGGATTGTGGCATGGGAGCATGGGTGGGTGCAGGCAACAATTGGTGTAGCCCCTACAAGGGTTGGCAGACTGTATATGACAACAGTCCTTACGCCATGGCTATCAGTCAGACTGGCTCGCCACACCCAGATCTGGTTCTGGGTGGGGAAGCCGCTCTCTGGACAGAACAAGGGGACGATACTACGGTAGACTCGAAG CTGTGGCCCCGCGGGGCGGCTCTGGCTGAGCGCTTGTGGACCAACCCAGACACCAACTGGGAAGCCGCAGAGACCCGCTTCATACACCACAGACAACGACTGGTCATGAGGGGTATTATGGCCCAGCGTGTCCAGCCCGAATGGTGCCACCAGAACGAAGGTCTTTGTTACCTGTAA
- the LOC128699401 gene encoding glutamate receptor ionotropic, delta-1-like, translating to MEVTRTVTVHGLKEAAAGMMVFSMEEEVLSREETWRQSACDIYVFLMTGGDAFIRHANVSHYHASATTLEHPHALWNYNAHYILLFDSGNATLSPSDIATLYNFKKTEKVLILQQREKHLLAWTNQLYAASSSLTLLDTWRDGKFHRGKSLFPEKLNDLHGVVLRVATFDHPPSVVYVLDDHRHIVNRLGVDMQIVQVLAKSKNFSVEYVEINPDDLWGFELDNGTWVGLVGKVYYELADIGACNMFLELNRWKQVDYSTPYNFERGCFAAPSPKPLPNWKSPAMPFTWDTWSSVVVALAVSGGILHLIVAIGVSPELPAFRSLSHNYLYILGALTMHTLKTVPLHAPVRVYVGCVGLFGLIIATAYSANLVAFLSVSPMSAPIDTLDQLSRSGLRIGSHAFWKTQFDSSNEPVIRGFGKILETGVDLYSLFDEVEDGKFALIENKQYVELAIGARFTYGSYSSIRIVPECLLTYSIGLAYQKNSPLRSPFDGLILRLFESGVIYKWQSEVVAYFRAQHANKRLHAPESHTKPLNLAHLQGVFYVLGIGSLVSALILALEMSASTQQNAQHSPLPEKCFN from the coding sequence gtattctcgatggaggaggaggtgctgtCCCGAGAGGAGACGTGGAGACAGTCTGCGTGTGATATTTATGTCTTTCTGATGACAGGAGGAGACGCATTTATCCGTCACGCAAATGtcagccactatcatgcctccGCCACCACCCTCGAGCACCCCCATGCCCTCTGGAACTACAACGCTCACTACATTCTCCTTTTTGATTCTGGAAACGCCACTCTCAGTCCATCAGACATAGCAACCCTATATAATTTCAAGAAAACGGAGAAGGTATTGATCTTACAGCAACGAGAGAAGCATCTGTTGGCGTGGACCAACCAGTTGTATGCAGCCTCCTCTTCTCTCACACTTCTTGACACCTGGAGGGACGGGAAATTCCACCGAGGCAAGAGTCTTTTCCCAGAGAAACTGAATGACTTGCATGGAGTTGTATTGCGTGTAGCCACGTTTGATCACCCTCCAAGTGTTGTGTACGTCCTTGATGACCACCGACATATCGTCAATCGTCTTGGAGTTGACATGCAAATTGTGCAAGTTCTTGCAAAGTCGAAAAACTTTTCTGTTGAATATGTTGAAATAAATCCCGATGATCTATGGGGATTTGAGCTAGATAACGGCACTTGGGTCGGTCTCGTTGGAAAGGTTTACTATGAATTAGCTGACATTGGCGCCTGTAACATGTTCCTAGAGTTAAATCGGTGGAAACAGGTTGATTACTCAACCCCTTATAACTTCGAACGCGGGTGTTTCGCGGCACCGTCGCCCAAACCACTGCCAAATTGGAAGTCTCCAGCGATGCCCTTCACATGGGACACTTGGAGCTCTGTGGTCGTGGCTCTGGCTGTAAGTGGAGGTATCTTACATCTTATTGTAGCTATCGGTGTCAGTCCAGAATTACCAGCATTCAGGAGTCTCTCACACAATTACCTCTACATCCTGGGCGCCTTAACTATGCACACGCTCAAAACAGTGCCATTACATGCACCGGTGCGCGTGTACGTAGGCTGCGTTGGGCTCTTTGGTCTCATCATCGCCACAGCTTACTCTGCCAACTTGGTCGCTTTCTTATCCGTTTCTCCGATGTCGGCTCCCATCGACACATTGGATCAGCTATCAAGAAGCGGCTTAAGGATTGGCAGTCACGCCTTCTGGAAGACTCAGTTTGACTCCTCCAATGAACCAGTTATCCGCGGCTTTGGTAAAATTTTAGAAACAGGCGTTGATCTTTATTCTCTCTTTGACGAAGTTGAAGATGGAAAATTTGCCCTTATAGAAAACAAACAGTATGTAGAGCTTGCGATCGGTGCACGTTTCACTTACGGTAGCTACTCATCTATTCGCATCGTACCCGAGTGTCTACTGACGTACAGCATAGGCCTAGCTTATCAGAAGAACTCCCCGTTGAGGTCTCCTTTCGATGGCCTTATCTTGCGGTTGTTTGAGTCTGGGGTGATTTACAAATGGCAAAGTGAGGTGGTGGCTTACTTCAGAGCTCAGCACGCCAATAAGCGACTCCACGCCCCAGAGTCCCACACTAAGCCTCTCAACCTGGCTCACCTCCAGGGGGTCTTCTATGTTCTCGGCATCGGCTCTCTCGTTTCGGCACTCATTTTAGCCCTTGAAATGTCCGCAAGTACCCAGCAAAACGCTCAGCACTCCCCTCTTCCAGAAAAATGTTTCAACTAA